One window from the genome of Zerene cesonia ecotype Mississippi chromosome 1, Zerene_cesonia_1.1, whole genome shotgun sequence encodes:
- the LOC119836756 gene encoding uncharacterized protein LOC119836756, which yields MLSRREKLLQQPWDERRYKDHRSKVKSALPAIDDRAPPARPHVALKLKKVQKELDRKVKIQNDNFSLLQRLNAIMKVNRLDNHWAKPLPNFQHKVGQFYDVQSLNSRLATRYASSICDSYHANAVKCFACEYKKINQTKRYSIGESSLPSIHFSQ from the exons ATGTTATCGCGACGAGAAAAACTTCTTCAACAACCCTGGGATGAAAGGCGATATAAAGATCACCGATCTAAG gtAAAATCAGCACTTCCCGCCATCGACGACCGCGCTCCTCCCGCCCGACCTCATGTTGCTTTGAAGTTAAAAAAGGTGCAGAAAGAATTGGACAGGAAAGTCAAGATTCAAAACGATAACTTCAGTTTATTGCAGCGGCTGAATGCTATTATGAAAGTCAACAGACTGGATAATCATTGGGCGAAACCACTGCCTaa tTTCCAACACAAGGTGGGACAATTTTACGACGTTCAGTCTTTGAACAGTCGCCTCGCCACTCGATATGCGAGTTCGATATGTGACTCTTACCACGCTAATGCAGTGAAATGCTTCGCTTGCGAGTATAAGAAAATA AATCAAACCAAGAGATACTCGATCGGCGAATCATCTTTACCATCCATCCACTTCAGTCaataa